The sequence below is a genomic window from Streptomyces sp. NBC_00289.
GGCACCGTCCTGCGGCGCTACGACAAGGTGGTGATCCCCGAGATGAACCTCGGTCAGCTCGCCACCCTGGTCCGGGCGAAGTACCTGGTCGACGCGCACTCCTACAACCAGGTCAACGGCATGCCGTTCAAGGCCGAACAGCTCGCCACGGCTCTCAAGGAGGCCATCGATGGCTGAGACGTCCACTGGCTCCTCCAGGGAAGGCGCGGGCACGATCGAGGCGCTCACCCTGGTGCCCAAGGCCGAGGCACGACAGTCCATGAAGGACTTCAAGTCGGACCAGGAGGTGCGCTGGTGCCCCGGCTGCGGTGACTACGCGATCCTCGCCGCGGTCCAGGGCTTCATGCCGGAGCTGGGCCTGGCGAAGGAGAACATCGTCTTCGTCTCGGGCATCGGCTGCTCGTCCCGCTTCCCGTACTACATGAACACGTACGGCATGCACTCCATCCACGGTCGCGCGCCCGCCATCGCCACCGGCCTGGCCTCCTCGCGCCGTGACCTGTCCGTGTGGGTGGTCACCGGTGACGGCGACGCGCTGTCGATCGGCGGCAACCACCTGATCCACGCCCTGCGCCGCAACGTCAACCTCAAGATCCTGCTGTTCAACAACCGGATCTACGGCCTGACGAAGGGCCAGTACTCCCCTACCTCCGAGGTCGGCAAGATCACCAAGTCGACGCCGATGGGCTCGCTCGACGCGCCCTTCAACCCGGTGTCGCTCGCGATCGGCGCGGAGGCGTCCTTCGTGGCCCGGACCGTGGACTCCGACCGCAAGCACCTGACGGAGGTGCTGCGGCAGGCGGCCGCCCATCCCGGCACCGCGCTGATCGAGATCTACCAGAACTGCAACATCTTCAACGACGGCGCCTTCGACGCGCTCAAGGACCGGCAGCAGGCCGAGGAGGCGGTGATCCGCCTGGAGCACGGGCAGCCGATCCGCTTCGGGGCGGAGTCCTCGCGCGGCGTCGTACGGGACGCGGCCACCGGTGATCTGAAGGTGGTCACGGTGACCCCGGAGAACGAGGCGCAGGTCCTGGTCCACGACGCCCACGCGGCCTCTCCGACCACGGCGTTCGCGTTGTCGCGGCTGGCCGACCCGGACACCCTGCACCACACGCCGATCGGCGTCCTGCGTTCCGTGGAGCGGCCGGTCTACGACACGCAGATGGCCGACCAGCTGGACACGGCCGTCGAGCAGCACGGCAAGGGCGATCTCGCCGCGCTGCTGGCGGGCGGGGACACCTGGACGGTCGTCGGCTGAGTACCGGCGCGGTTCACGAGGCCCGGGAGGCGCGCTCCCGGGCCTCGTCGTATGTCCGGCGGGACTCCTCCACCTCGGGCATCCGCCGGCTCGTCCACATGGCCAGGCCCCGCACCTGCTGTGCCGCCTCCCGGCCCAGGTCCGTGAGGGAGTAGTCGACGCGGGGCGGGATCACCGGCTTGGCGTCGCGGTGGACCAGGCCGTCGCGTTCGAGGGTCTGGAGAGTCTGGGTCAGCATCTTCTCGCTGACCCGGCCGATCGCCCGGCGCAGCTCACTGAAGCGGTACGGGCGCTCCATGAGCTCGATCAGCACCAGGACGCCCCAGCGTGAGGTCACGTGTTCCAGGACCAGACGGTACGGACACATCGCCTCGGCGATGTCGTACTTGTTCACGGCCTCGTTCTCGCCGGCCGCCTTCTTCTTGCCCGCTGACTCGCTGCTACTTACCGACATGCCAGTACCTTACTTCAAAGTGGGTACTTTCCCGAAGTTAGCGCCTGCCCTAAGGTTAGTGACAACGCACCCCACAAGGAGTTCTGATCATGAGCATTGTTGTCACCGGAGCCACCGGACACCTCGGCCGTCTCGTCGTGGAGCACCTGCTGGAGAAGGTTCCGGCGGAGCAGATCACGGCCGTCGTACGCGACGAGGCGAAGGCGGCCGGCTTCGCGGCCCGGGGCGTACGGATCGCGGTCGCCGACTACAACGCCCCCGAGACCTTCGACGGCCTCTTCTCGGCCGGCGACAAGGTGCTGCTGATCTCCGGCAACGAGTTCGACAAGGGGCGCGTCGGCCAGCACAAGGTCGTCCTCGACGCCGCCAAGGCCGCCGGTGTCGCCCTCCTCGCCTACACCAGCGCCCCCGGCACCCTGACCGCCGCGCTCGCCGACGACCACAAGGGCACGGAGGAGGCGATCCTGGCCTCCGGCGTCCCGTACACGCTGCTGCGCAACGGCTGGTACAACGAGAACTACACGGAGAACCTCGCCCCGGTCCTCGAGTACGGCGCGGTCGTCCAGGCCGCCGGTGAGGGCAAGGTCGCCTCCGCGGCCCGCGCCGACTACGCGGCCGCCGCCGCCGCGGTACTGACCGGCGAGGGCCACGAGAACAAGACCTACGAGCTGGGCGGCGACACGGCCTGGGGCTTCGCCGAGTACGCGGCCGAGCTGAGCCGGCAGACCGGCAAGGAGATCGTCTACAACGCGGTCCCGGTCGACGCCTTCGTCGGCATCCTGACCGGTGCCGGGCTGCCCGAGCCGTTCGCCGCGATCCTCGCCGGCGTCGACGCGTCCATAGAGAAGGGCGAGCTGAGCGGCGTCACCGGTGACCTGTCCCGGCTGGCCGGGCGCCCCACCACGCCGATCGCCGAATCCGTCGCGGCGGCGCTCAAGGGCTGAACTCCCCCGCGCTGGGCTCTTCGCGCCGGACTCCCCCGCGCCGCGTTCCCCAGCCGCGCCCCTGAGCGCGTCACCCCGCCTGTCATGACCGTATGGCGATACGGACATGACAGGCGGGGCTCCTCGGCGTTACCTTCTTGCTGGCTGCACAGAAGCAGCCGGGTGAGTGAGGAGGACCCCGTGACCGGGAAGTCGACGGGCGAGCGGCGGACAGGTCTGCTGAACGGCTTCGCCGCGTACGGGATGTGGGGTCTGGTCCCCCTCTTCTGGCCGCTACTCAAGCCCGCCGGGGCGATGGAGATCCTCGCCCACCGGATGGTGTGGTCCCTCGGCTTCGTCGCCGTGGCACTGGTCCTGGTGCGGCGCTGGGCCTGGGCGGGCGAACTGCTGCGGCAGCCGCGCAGGCTCGCGCTGGTCGCCGTGGCCGCGGCCGTCATCACCGTGAACTGGGGCGTCTACATCTGGGCCGTGAACTCCGGCCACGTGGTCGAGGCCTCGCTCGGATACTTCATCAATCCCCTGGTCACCATCGCGATGGGCGTGCTGCTCCTCAAGGAGCGGCTGCGGCCCGCGCAGTGGGTGGCGGTCGGGGTCGGCTTCGCCGCGGTCCTCGTGCTGACCATCGGGTACGGACAGCCGCCGTGGATCTCGCTCACCCTCGCCTTCTCCTTCGCCACGTACGGCCTGGTGAAGAAGAAGGTCAACCTCGGCGGCGTCGAGTCGCTGGCCGCCGAGACCGCGATCCAGTTCCTGCCCGCGCTCGGCTACCTGCTGTGGCTGTCCGCGCACGGGGACTCCACGTTCACCGGTGCGGGAGCCGGGCACGCGGCGCTGCTCGCCGCGACCGGCGTCGTCACCGCGCTCCCCCTCGTCTGCTTCGGCGCGGCCGCGATCCGTGTGCCCCTGTCCACGCTGGGCCTGCTGCAGTATCTGGCCCCGGTCTTCCAGTTCCTTCTCGGCGTCCTCTACTTCCACGAGGCGATGCCGGCCGAGCGGTGGGCCGGGTTCGCGCTGGTGTGGCTGGCACTGGCGCTGCTGACCGCCGACGCCTGGCGCTCCGCGCGGAGGGCACGGGCGCAACTCGACCTGGCCCTTCGGGTGCCCGCGCCCACGTCCGCCGAGGTGGACGCCTGACGCACCCCGGCACGCCGGGCACTCCTCCGGGGGCTCGGCCGCGGCCCCGGACGCATCGAGGCGCTACGGCGACTTCCAGCCCTTCCGGGAACGGGGGACGACTGCGGCCCCCGGGTCCACCGGCGATTCCGTTGCCCACTCGCCCGCGCAACGAGTATGAGTGGTTGCCATGACGCAGACGCCTCCCCCCGAGCCCGTAGCCGCACCCGCCTCCGCCCCCACGCCCGTGCCCGTGCCCGTGCACTGGAAGCTCGTCGTCGACGCCGCCGATCCGCACCCGCAGGCCGACTTCTGGGCCGCCGCGCTGCACTACGAGGTCGAGGACAACAGCGCGCTGATCGAGCGGCTGCTGGAACTCGGCGCGCTGCCCGGCGCGGCGACCGTCGAGTTCCACGGCCAGCCCGCGTTCCGTGACCTGATCGCCGTACGGCATCCCGACGACCCGTACGACAAGGACAGCGGGACCGGGCTGGGGCGGCGGCTGCTGTTCCAGCGGGTGCCGGAGCCGAAGACGGTCAAGAACCGGCTGCATCTCGATCTGCACCCCGGCGACGGACTGCGCGCGGCGGAGGTCGAGCGACTGGAGCGGCTGGGCGCGCGTGTCCTGCGGCGGGTGGCGGAGCCGTCCGGGGAGTGGGTCGTGATGGCGGATCCGGAGGGGAACGAGTTCTGCGTCCACTAGGTCCGCGGTCGCCACTTCCGCGGTCGCCACTTCCGCAGCTGCCGGCTCCACGACCGCCGGCTCCACGGCTACCGGTTCCGGGCCGCGGGTTCCGCTATGCGAACACCCTGTCCTGATAGCGCTCTTGACGGTCAGTCAGTCTCAGCTTCACCATCCTGGCACCCCATTCACTGCGGAATCCCCCATGATTCCCAAGGAATTCGGAGCCCCCACATGAAGCTCTCCGTTTCCGGGCGTACGACGGCTGTCGGTGCCGTCGCGGCCCTCACCCTGTTGGCCGGCGGATCCATGGCCGACGCGGCGCCCGCGCCCGAGTCCGCCGTGGCCGCGGCGCCCGACATACCCGTCGCGGCCGTCAAGGCGCACCTGACGCAGCTGCAGTCCATCGCCACCGCCAACGGCGGCAACCGGGCACACGGCCGGACCGGCTACAAGGCCTCGCTCGACTACGTGAAGGCCAAGCTGGACGCCGCCGGGTTCACCACCACCACCCAGCAGTTCACCTCCTCCGGCCGCACCGGCTACAACCTCATAGCCGACTGGCCCGGCGGCGACACCAACCAGGTGGTCATGACGGGGTCCCACCTCGACAGCGTGACCGCCGGCCCCGGCATCAACGACAACGGGAGCGGCTCCGCGGCGATCCTGGAGACCGCCCTCACCGTGGCCCGCACCGCCTACCACCCCACCAAGCATCTGAGATTCGCCTGGTGGGGGGCGGAGGAGCTGGGCATGGTCGGCTCCCGCTACTACGTCAGCAACCTGTCGACCGCGAACCGGGCGAAGATCAGCGGCTATCTGAACTTCGACATGATCGGCTCACCGAACCCCGGCTACTTCGTCTACGACGACGACCCGGCGATCGAGAAGACGTTCAAGGACTACTTCACCGGCCTCGGCATCGCCACCGAGCCGGAGACCGAGGGCGACGGCCGCTCCGACCACGCGCCCTTCAAGAACGCGGGCATCCCCGTCGGCGGCCTGTTCAGCGGCGCCGACTACATCAAGACGGCGGCGCAGGCCACCAAGTGGGGCGGTACGGCGGGGCAGGCGTTCGACCGCTGCTACCACCGGTCCTGCGACACGACCTCCAACATCAACGACACCGCGCTGGACCGGCACGGCGACGCCCTCGCCAACGCGGTCTGGCAACTGTCCTCCTAGGCCTGGCGGACAGGCCCAGCACCCCGAACCAAGGCTTCGGCCAGGGAGTTCCCTGGCCGAAGCCGGCGGGCGAGTCCGCCTGGCCGCCCGCTTCAGCCGCCCGCTTCAGCCGCCCGGCGCGTCCGCGGCCCTGCGGGCGCGGTCGGCCAGGCGGGTCATCCGGGTGCGGGCCGACTCCAGCTGCTCGATGTCGTCGGCGGCCGGACCGCCCTGCGCCGCGAGCTCGCTCCACAGGGCGATCAGGTCGACGCCCAGGTTCAGCCCCTGCACCGGGTCGCGTACGGCGCGCCAGGCGGTGGCCGCGCTCTGCACGTTGCCGTACGCCGCCTCCGCGTCCCCGGCGCCGCGGCGGAGACCCGCGAGGTCGAGGGAGAGGTGGAGGGAGCGGACCGGGTCGTCCGCCAAGTAGAGGATGTACGCGGTCAGTTCCCGCAGCCGGAGCACTTCGGGGTGTTCCGGCCCCAGCGTCCCCGAGGCCTCTGCCACGGTCTGCTCGGCGAGCGCCGCGGCCGTCTCGATCCGGCCCGACCTGACGGCCTCGTTGATCCGCGCGACCGGTTCCGCGAGCAGCGGAGGCCCTGCCGCGTCACCGGCGAGCAGCGGCTCGTCCCCGAGGACGGCTTCGGCCACGGCGTCGAACCCCCTGGCGGGCGTCGGCCTGGGGTCGGGTTCGCGTACGGAGGCGGGGTCGGGGATGAAGGGGCGGGCCGCGGTCGCGGTGGGGATCGGATTCGGGCGGTTGGCCGGAGTCGGATGGCCGGTCGGAGCCGGATGTCCGGTCGGGGTCGCGTGGTTGGCCCGGTACGGGTCCGGGTGCGGGATCTGCTGCGGTGCCGGCGGCCATTCCTGGTGGGTGGCCGAGGCGGGTGCGGGCTGTGGGTACCCGACCGGCTCCGGGGTGGAGCCCGACTCGGGGTAGAGGGCCCGCTCGGCGGCCGAGTTCGACTCCGGGTAGAGGGCCCCCTCGGGGCCCGAGTTCGACTCCGGGTAGAGGGCCGGCTCCGGTGTCGTCGGCGGCACGGGCCAGTGGTCGGTTCGGGCGGCCGGCTGCGCGTCCATCACCGGCGGCGGGCCGAACTGCCCGGTGGGTACCGCCACCGTGCCCGGTGCCGTGCGCGTCGGCTCCGGCATCGACGCCTGCGGCATCGCAGGCGCGGGCGGGTCGTGCGGTGCCCTCGCGGACGCGTTCGCCGGCTCGTCGCGTGCGGCCAGCAGGACCGGCTCGGCGGTGAACTGGCTGGAGCCGTCCGGATCCACTCGAAGGGGGACGACGTAACCGATGCGTTCGTCGTGGATGGTGGCGAGGACGGGGTGGCCCGCGGCGAACGCGATGCGGTGCAGCTGGGCGAGGACGGCGTGCTGGAGTTCCTCGCCGGGCGCCGCGACGACCGGTACGCCGCCGACCGACGCACCGCCCGCACCCGGCCCGGTCCCGGTGACCCGCACGTCGATCGGTGCCGCCTCCCCGGCGGCCGGGTCGGCGGCGCCCTGCTGTTCCCGCTTCTTGTCGCGGCTGAGTCGAGACATCGGTTCCCTCACTCGGATGCGTCGGGGAGTCGCCGTAGAGCGCGCTCGGATTCCATGGTGCTCCCTCCCGCCGCCGGTTTCTGCTGCCCCGGCGTCAAGATCGGTTCGTACGCCTCCTGCGAGTCGCCTTCTGTGAGTCTCTCCGCTCACTCACGGTTCTCACGTCACTGGGGCGTCACAGGCTCGTTCCAGAGAACAGTGGACAGTTACTTGCGTACGCATATAATGCAGATGCCTGTAAGTGCCGCACGCCGACCATCCGGGAGATCCCATGACCCGCCGCTTCCTGTTCGTCCTGGGCAGCAGCCGCACCGAGGGGAACACCGAACTGCTCGCGCGCCGGGCGGCCGAGCAGCTGCCCCCGGACGTGGAACAGCGGTGGATCAGCCTCGCCGAGCATCCGCTGCCCGACTTCGTGGACCTGCGGCACGACAGCGACCACGTGCGGCCGGTGGACGGCAACGCGGGCCTGCTGCTCGACGCCACGCTCGCGGCCACGGACATCGTGATCGCGTCGCCGCTGTACTGGTACTCGGTGTCCGCCCACACCAAGCGCTACCTCGACTACTGGTCGGGCTGGCTGCGTACGCCCGGCATCGACTTCAAGGCGACCCTGGCCGGGCGCACGCTCTGGGGTGTCACCGTGCTCGCGGACCGGGAGCAGGTGGTCGCCGACCCGCTGATCGGCACCCTCAACAACTCGGCCGCGTACCTGCGGATGCGATTCGGCGGAGTGCTGCTCGGCAACGGCAGCAAGGCCGGTGACGTCCTGCACGACACCGAGGCCCTCGCCGAGGCGAAGACCTTCTTCGCCCGGCAGGCGCCTCTCGCCCGCTTCCAGTTCGAGTCCGACCTACCTCCGGTCACGGGGGCTACGCGGTGATGTCCTTCGCCGTGAACCGGGCCCAGGCCGCCGACCCGAACACGCCCGCGTACAGGGCCTGGACACCGAGGTTCTTCACCAGGTCGTCCCAGTAGACGGGGTCGCGCATCAGGTCGGCGAAGGACAGCCAGTAGTGGGAGAAGAAGTACGGCTGGAGGGCGTGCAGCTGGGGGATCTGGTCGAGGATCTGAACCGTGATCAGCAGGCCCACCGTCGTCGCCATGGCCGCGACACCGCTGTTCGTCAGGGTCGAGACGAACAGACCGAGGGCCGCCACCCCGATCAGTGACGCGGCGACGACCAGGGCGATCAGCAGCGCCCGGCCCAGGCCGTCGGCGAAACCGATCCGGGTGCCGGAGATGGTGGTCAGGTCACCGAGCGGGAAGAGCAGCGCGCCGACCGTCAGCGCCGAGGCCGCCACCACCAGCGTGGCGACCAGACAGAAGGTCAGCACGGTCGCGTACTTGGTGAGCAGCAGGCGGGTGCGGCCGGCGGGGGCGACCAGGAGGTAGCGCAGGGTGCCCGCGTTCGCCTCGCCGGCGATCGCGTCGCCCGCGACGACGCCGATCGCCATCGGGAGGAAGAACGGGAGCGTCGCGGCCAGCGCGGTGAAGACCAGGAACAGACCGTTGTTGGTGATCTGCGAGATGAACGCCGGGCCCTCGCCGCCTCCGCCGGCCGACGAGCCGTCGCTCGTCTCGATCTTCACGGCGATCCCGACCAGGACCGGTACGGCGGCCAGCACAGCCAGCAGCGCGAGCGTGCGCCAGCGCCGGAAGGTGGTCAGCAGTTCGCTGCGCAGCAGGCCGAGGGTCCACAACGGGCTGGGCTTCCGGACCGGCGCCCCGGCCGCGACGGGCAGGTCCGCCACGCCCTGGGTGCCAGGCGGTCCCTGCTCTCCCCGCGTCGTGTCAGCCCGCGACATCGAAGCCCTCCCCCGTCAGCGCGACGAACGCGTCCTCCAGTGAGGCCCGTTCGATCCCGAAGCCGCGGACGCGGACACCGGCCGACACCAGCGCGGCGTTCAGGTCGGCGGGGTCGCCGTCAGGGGGGTCGGCGGTCACGCGGTCGTCGCCGACGACGACGTCCGCGGCGCCGTGTTCCTTCAGCACCCGAGCCGCGTCCCCCGCGTCCGGCGTCGTCACGACCAGCCGGCCGCGGGTTCCCGCCGCCAGGTCCGCGACGGCGCCCTGGGTGATCAGCCGGCCACGGGTCATCACCGCAGCGTGCGTACACACCTGCTCGATCTCGTCGAGCAGGTGCGAGGAGAGGAAGACGGTCGTGCCGTCCGAGGCCAACTCCCGGATCAGGGAGCGGATTTCCCGCATGCCCTGCGGGTCGAGGCCGTTGGTCGGCTCGTCGAGCACGAGGAGTTTTCGCGGCTGGAGCAGCGCGGCCGCGAGGCCCAGTCGCTGTTTCATGCCCAGCGAGTACGCCTTCGCCTTCTTGCCCGCGGCCGCCCCGAGGCCCACCCGCTCCAGGGCCGAGGCGACGCGGGCGCGCCGGGTGCGTGGGTCGGCGGTCGGGTCTGCGGCGTCGTAGCGCAGCAGGTTGTCGCGGCCGGAGAGGAAGCCGTAGAGGGCCGGGCCCTCGATGAGCGCGCCGACGTGGGGCAGCACGGTGCGGGTGGAGCGGGGCATCGGGCGGCCCAGGACGCGGGCCGTGCCGGAGGTCGGTTCGATCAGGCCCATCAGCATGCGGATGGTGGTGGTCTTGCCCGAGCCGTTGGGACCGAGGAAGCCGAAGACGCTGCCCGCCGGGACGGTCAGGTCGAGACCGTCGACGGCGAGCTGCCCGCCGCGGTAGCGCTTGGTGAGCGCGCGGGTGGCGATCACGCTGTCACCCGCGCCCTCGGTGCCCGGCTCCGTGACGGACGGTTCGTCCATCGGCTCCCTCGTTTCGTCGTACGCCTCCGGTGGGTGCGTACGTCCTTACTTCCCGGCGTTGGCCGCCTTGACCAGGGTGTCCTTGGACACGGCGCCGACGTAGAGCTTGCCGTCGTCCGTGGCCAGGGCGTTGATCAGGCGGGTGGAGAAGACGGTGCCCGAGCCGAACTTGCCGGTGACGTGGTCGCCGAGCGAGCCGAGGAAGCCGCCGAGGTCACCGCCGCCGGAGGAGCCCGTCGGCAGTCCTTCGCCGCCCGTCTCGAAGGTGGCGACGGAGTTCCAGCCCTTCCCGATGACCTTCAGGCCGTCGAGACCCTCCCCCTTGGTGACGTCGCCCTCGGACTTCCG
It includes:
- a CDS encoding 2-oxoacid:ferredoxin oxidoreductase subunit beta, giving the protein MAETSTGSSREGAGTIEALTLVPKAEARQSMKDFKSDQEVRWCPGCGDYAILAAVQGFMPELGLAKENIVFVSGIGCSSRFPYYMNTYGMHSIHGRAPAIATGLASSRRDLSVWVVTGDGDALSIGGNHLIHALRRNVNLKILLFNNRIYGLTKGQYSPTSEVGKITKSTPMGSLDAPFNPVSLAIGAEASFVARTVDSDRKHLTEVLRQAAAHPGTALIEIYQNCNIFNDGAFDALKDRQQAEEAVIRLEHGQPIRFGAESSRGVVRDAATGDLKVVTVTPENEAQVLVHDAHAASPTTAFALSRLADPDTLHHTPIGVLRSVERPVYDTQMADQLDTAVEQHGKGDLAALLAGGDTWTVVG
- a CDS encoding winged helix-turn-helix transcriptional regulator, with amino-acid sequence MCPYRLVLEHVTSRWGVLVLIELMERPYRFSELRRAIGRVSEKMLTQTLQTLERDGLVHRDAKPVIPPRVDYSLTDLGREAAQQVRGLAMWTSRRMPEVEESRRTYDEARERASRAS
- a CDS encoding SDR family oxidoreductase is translated as MSIVVTGATGHLGRLVVEHLLEKVPAEQITAVVRDEAKAAGFAARGVRIAVADYNAPETFDGLFSAGDKVLLISGNEFDKGRVGQHKVVLDAAKAAGVALLAYTSAPGTLTAALADDHKGTEEAILASGVPYTLLRNGWYNENYTENLAPVLEYGAVVQAAGEGKVASAARADYAAAAAAVLTGEGHENKTYELGGDTAWGFAEYAAELSRQTGKEIVYNAVPVDAFVGILTGAGLPEPFAAILAGVDASIEKGELSGVTGDLSRLAGRPTTPIAESVAAALKG
- the rarD gene encoding EamA family transporter RarD, producing the protein MTGKSTGERRTGLLNGFAAYGMWGLVPLFWPLLKPAGAMEILAHRMVWSLGFVAVALVLVRRWAWAGELLRQPRRLALVAVAAAVITVNWGVYIWAVNSGHVVEASLGYFINPLVTIAMGVLLLKERLRPAQWVAVGVGFAAVLVLTIGYGQPPWISLTLAFSFATYGLVKKKVNLGGVESLAAETAIQFLPALGYLLWLSAHGDSTFTGAGAGHAALLAATGVVTALPLVCFGAAAIRVPLSTLGLLQYLAPVFQFLLGVLYFHEAMPAERWAGFALVWLALALLTADAWRSARRARAQLDLALRVPAPTSAEVDA
- a CDS encoding VOC family protein gives rise to the protein MTQTPPPEPVAAPASAPTPVPVPVHWKLVVDAADPHPQADFWAAALHYEVEDNSALIERLLELGALPGAATVEFHGQPAFRDLIAVRHPDDPYDKDSGTGLGRRLLFQRVPEPKTVKNRLHLDLHPGDGLRAAEVERLERLGARVLRRVAEPSGEWVVMADPEGNEFCVH
- a CDS encoding M28 family metallopeptidase, which gives rise to MKLSVSGRTTAVGAVAALTLLAGGSMADAAPAPESAVAAAPDIPVAAVKAHLTQLQSIATANGGNRAHGRTGYKASLDYVKAKLDAAGFTTTTQQFTSSGRTGYNLIADWPGGDTNQVVMTGSHLDSVTAGPGINDNGSGSAAILETALTVARTAYHPTKHLRFAWWGAEELGMVGSRYYVSNLSTANRAKISGYLNFDMIGSPNPGYFVYDDDPAIEKTFKDYFTGLGIATEPETEGDGRSDHAPFKNAGIPVGGLFSGADYIKTAAQATKWGGTAGQAFDRCYHRSCDTTSNINDTALDRHGDALANAVWQLSS
- a CDS encoding tetratricopeptide repeat protein gives rise to the protein MSRLSRDKKREQQGAADPAAGEAAPIDVRVTGTGPGAGGASVGGVPVVAAPGEELQHAVLAQLHRIAFAAGHPVLATIHDERIGYVVPLRVDPDGSSQFTAEPVLLAARDEPANASARAPHDPPAPAMPQASMPEPTRTAPGTVAVPTGQFGPPPVMDAQPAARTDHWPVPPTTPEPALYPESNSGPEGALYPESNSAAERALYPESGSTPEPVGYPQPAPASATHQEWPPAPQQIPHPDPYRANHATPTGHPAPTGHPTPANRPNPIPTATAARPFIPDPASVREPDPRPTPARGFDAVAEAVLGDEPLLAGDAAGPPLLAEPVARINEAVRSGRIETAAALAEQTVAEASGTLGPEHPEVLRLRELTAYILYLADDPVRSLHLSLDLAGLRRGAGDAEAAYGNVQSAATAWRAVRDPVQGLNLGVDLIALWSELAAQGGPAADDIEQLESARTRMTRLADRARRAADAPGG
- a CDS encoding flavodoxin family protein — its product is MTRRFLFVLGSSRTEGNTELLARRAAEQLPPDVEQRWISLAEHPLPDFVDLRHDSDHVRPVDGNAGLLLDATLAATDIVIASPLYWYSVSAHTKRYLDYWSGWLRTPGIDFKATLAGRTLWGVTVLADREQVVADPLIGTLNNSAAYLRMRFGGVLLGNGSKAGDVLHDTEALAEAKTFFARQAPLARFQFESDLPPVTGATR
- a CDS encoding ABC transporter permease → MSRADTTRGEQGPPGTQGVADLPVAAGAPVRKPSPLWTLGLLRSELLTTFRRWRTLALLAVLAAVPVLVGIAVKIETSDGSSAGGGGEGPAFISQITNNGLFLVFTALAATLPFFLPMAIGVVAGDAIAGEANAGTLRYLLVAPAGRTRLLLTKYATVLTFCLVATLVVAASALTVGALLFPLGDLTTISGTRIGFADGLGRALLIALVVAASLIGVAALGLFVSTLTNSGVAAMATTVGLLITVQILDQIPQLHALQPYFFSHYWLSFADLMRDPVYWDDLVKNLGVQALYAGVFGSAAWARFTAKDITA
- a CDS encoding ABC transporter ATP-binding protein produces the protein MDEPSVTEPGTEGAGDSVIATRALTKRYRGGQLAVDGLDLTVPAGSVFGFLGPNGSGKTTTIRMLMGLIEPTSGTARVLGRPMPRSTRTVLPHVGALIEGPALYGFLSGRDNLLRYDAADPTADPRTRRARVASALERVGLGAAAGKKAKAYSLGMKQRLGLAAALLQPRKLLVLDEPTNGLDPQGMREIRSLIRELASDGTTVFLSSHLLDEIEQVCTHAAVMTRGRLITQGAVADLAAGTRGRLVVTTPDAGDAARVLKEHGAADVVVGDDRVTADPPDGDPADLNAALVSAGVRVRGFGIERASLEDAFVALTGEGFDVAG